A single genomic interval of Zingiber officinale cultivar Zhangliang chromosome 4A, Zo_v1.1, whole genome shotgun sequence harbors:
- the LOC121970086 gene encoding rhamnogalacturonan I rhamnosyltransferase 4-like isoform X1: MTGGVVAVEACGLPQVRTTVPARARRQAWFVTACGCVLLWTCLIQLLTYGRVWRGWNPARLFLVIRDGVPAVESSFAPPPLVAPSPVLRSSNYTSNGYLKLSCNGGLNQMRAAICDMVMVARLLNLTLVVPELDKNSFWADPSNFDDIFDVRHFITSLKDEVHIIKKLPKSISRNTSSHFLMMRPVSWSDERYYLQKILPLFNKFNVIQFNKTDARLANNLAFELQKLRCRVNYHSLKFTPQIMTLGNKLLHILRGKGSFVALHLRYEMDMLAFSGCTHGCSEKEVEELKSLRYAYPWWREKEIDSVAKRLQGLCPLTPEETTLILKALGFDKDTVIYIASGEIYGGEERLSVLRAEFPNLVKKETLLHPEDLHQFQNHSSQMAALDYMVSLESDIFIPTYNGNMAKVVEGHRRYLGFRKTMLLNRRKLVEFLDMHNNKTLPWDDFASSAKRVVDESLGQPTCRKVLTDKPKEEDYFYANPQECLPNAKDCLKVLGNSSTAR; this comes from the exons ATGACTGGGGGCGTCGTCGCAGTTGAGGCCTGCGGGCTGCCTCAGGTGAGAACGACGGTGCCGGCGCGGGCGCGGCGGCAGGCGTGGTTCGTGACGGCGTGCGGTTGCGTGCTACTCTGGACGTGCCTGATCCAGCTCCTTACCTATGGCCGTGTCTGGCGGGGTTGGAATCCCGCGCGGTTATTCCTTGTCATCAGGGACGGCGTCCCTGCGGTTGAATCGAGTTTCGCTCCTCCGCCGCTCGTGGCTCCGTCTCCAGTGCTACGGTCGA GCAATTATACAAGCAATGGTTATCTGAAACTATCATGCAATGGAGGCTTGAACCAAATGCGTGCAGCG ATATGTGACATGGTGATGGTGGCTCGCTTACTAAACCTAACATTAGTGGTCCCGGAACTGGACAAGAATTCATTCTGGGCTGACCCAAG TAATTTTGATGATATCTTTGATGTGAGGCATTTCATCACATCATTGAAAGATGAAGTGCACATAATTAAAAAGCTACCGAAGAGCATTAGTAGAAATACTTCAAGCCATTTTCTTATGATGCGTCCTGTGAGTTGGTCAGATGAGAGATACTACTTACAAAAG attttGCCACTGTTCAACAAGTTCAATGTGATTCAGTTTAATAAAACAGATGCACGATTGGCAAACAATCTGGCTTTTGAGCTCCAGAAGCTTAGATGCCGTGTAAACTATCATTCATTGAAATTTACTCCTCAGATCATGACATTAGGAAACAAGTTGCTTCATATTCTTCGAGGGAAGGGGTCCTTTGTTGCCTTACATTTGAGATATGAAATGGACATGCTGGCTTTCTCTGGTTGCACTCATGGTTGTTCTGAGAAAGAAGTTGAAGAGCTTAAAAGTTTAAG GTATGCCTATCCATGGTGGAGAGAAAAAGAGATTGATTCTGTGGCCAAGAGACTGCAAGGTTTGTGCCCACTTACACCCGAGGAGACCACCCTTATCCTCAAAGCATTGGGATTTGACAAGGATACTGTAATATATATTGCCTCCGGTGAGATTTACGGTGGGGAAGAGAGGCTATCGGTATTGCGTGCAGAATTTCCCAACCTT GTTAAAAAGGAAACGTTGCTTCATCCAGAAGATCTGCATCAGTTTCAGAATCACTCGTCCCAAATGGCTGCACTCGATTATATGGTTTCTTTGGAGAGTGACATTTTCATCCCAACATACAATGGGAACATGGCTAAAGTCGTTGAGGGGCATCGGAG GTACCTTGGTTTTCGGAAAACCATGTTGCTGAACCGCAGGAAATTGGTCGAGTTCCTCGATATGCATAACAACAAGACACTTCCATGGGATGACTTTGCATCTTCTGCTAAGCGCGTTGTTGATGAGAGCCTTGGACAACCGACCTGTCGAAAAGTTCTTACCGACAAACCCAAGGAGGAAGACTACTTCTATGCCAACCCGCAAGAGTGCCTACCCAATGCCAAAGATTGCCTTAAGGTATTGGGAAATTCAAGCACGGCGAGATGA
- the LOC121970086 gene encoding rhamnogalacturonan I rhamnosyltransferase 1-like isoform X2 has translation MAVSGGVGIPRGYSLSSGTASLRLNRVSLLRRSWLRLQCYGNYTSNGYLKLSCNGGLNQMRAAICDMVMVARLLNLTLVVPELDKNSFWADPSNFDDIFDVRHFITSLKDEVHIIKKLPKSISRNTSSHFLMMRPVSWSDERYYLQKILPLFNKFNVIQFNKTDARLANNLAFELQKLRCRVNYHSLKFTPQIMTLGNKLLHILRGKGSFVALHLRYEMDMLAFSGCTHGCSEKEVEELKSLRYAYPWWREKEIDSVAKRLQGLCPLTPEETTLILKALGFDKDTVIYIASGEIYGGEERLSVLRAEFPNLVKKETLLHPEDLHQFQNHSSQMAALDYMVSLESDIFIPTYNGNMAKVVEGHRRYLGFRKTMLLNRRKLVEFLDMHNNKTLPWDDFASSAKRVVDESLGQPTCRKVLTDKPKEEDYFYANPQECLPNAKDCLKVLGNSSTAR, from the exons ATGGCCGTGTCTGGCGGGGTTGGAATCCCGCGCGGTTATTCCTTGTCATCAGGGACGGCGTCCCTGCGGTTGAATCGAGTTTCGCTCCTCCGCCGCTCGTGGCTCCGTCTCCAGTGCTACG GCAATTATACAAGCAATGGTTATCTGAAACTATCATGCAATGGAGGCTTGAACCAAATGCGTGCAGCG ATATGTGACATGGTGATGGTGGCTCGCTTACTAAACCTAACATTAGTGGTCCCGGAACTGGACAAGAATTCATTCTGGGCTGACCCAAG TAATTTTGATGATATCTTTGATGTGAGGCATTTCATCACATCATTGAAAGATGAAGTGCACATAATTAAAAAGCTACCGAAGAGCATTAGTAGAAATACTTCAAGCCATTTTCTTATGATGCGTCCTGTGAGTTGGTCAGATGAGAGATACTACTTACAAAAG attttGCCACTGTTCAACAAGTTCAATGTGATTCAGTTTAATAAAACAGATGCACGATTGGCAAACAATCTGGCTTTTGAGCTCCAGAAGCTTAGATGCCGTGTAAACTATCATTCATTGAAATTTACTCCTCAGATCATGACATTAGGAAACAAGTTGCTTCATATTCTTCGAGGGAAGGGGTCCTTTGTTGCCTTACATTTGAGATATGAAATGGACATGCTGGCTTTCTCTGGTTGCACTCATGGTTGTTCTGAGAAAGAAGTTGAAGAGCTTAAAAGTTTAAG GTATGCCTATCCATGGTGGAGAGAAAAAGAGATTGATTCTGTGGCCAAGAGACTGCAAGGTTTGTGCCCACTTACACCCGAGGAGACCACCCTTATCCTCAAAGCATTGGGATTTGACAAGGATACTGTAATATATATTGCCTCCGGTGAGATTTACGGTGGGGAAGAGAGGCTATCGGTATTGCGTGCAGAATTTCCCAACCTT GTTAAAAAGGAAACGTTGCTTCATCCAGAAGATCTGCATCAGTTTCAGAATCACTCGTCCCAAATGGCTGCACTCGATTATATGGTTTCTTTGGAGAGTGACATTTTCATCCCAACATACAATGGGAACATGGCTAAAGTCGTTGAGGGGCATCGGAG GTACCTTGGTTTTCGGAAAACCATGTTGCTGAACCGCAGGAAATTGGTCGAGTTCCTCGATATGCATAACAACAAGACACTTCCATGGGATGACTTTGCATCTTCTGCTAAGCGCGTTGTTGATGAGAGCCTTGGACAACCGACCTGTCGAAAAGTTCTTACCGACAAACCCAAGGAGGAAGACTACTTCTATGCCAACCCGCAAGAGTGCCTACCCAATGCCAAAGATTGCCTTAAGGTATTGGGAAATTCAAGCACGGCGAGATGA
- the LOC121970087 gene encoding uncharacterized protein LOC121970087 isoform X2 produces MPKAIHPLSVPDHDVGEPGAILQKEPVLWDSTDNLLMDICELLEPKARPPNSSLHDLSKCGLCERLLSQRSPWCSCRIVCSGDLPTASVLSCRHVYHSECLEQTTPKVSKHDPPCPLCSKSDENTSDRRAVCRMRNGIPKLKSPEEGPSRLWSCAQAGDCVEGVLHAPKQSRMALLSKNHLKRQLSMKVNLTKKQSENLKRSGIRRQVGCSSSS; encoded by the exons ATGCCAAAGGCCATTCATCCTCTATCAGTTCCAGATCACGATGTAGGAG AACCTGGTGCCATCCTCCAGAAGGAACCAGTGCTTTGGGATAGCACCGACAACTTGCTTATGGACATATGCGAACTGCTGGAGCCCAAAGCTCGTCCGCCTAATAGTTCTTTGCATGACTTATCCAAATGTGGACTATGTGAGAGGCTGTTGTCCCAGAGATCACCATGGTGCTCCTGTCGGATTGTCTGTAGTGGAGATTTGCCAACAGCAAGTGTCCTGTCGTGCCGGCATGTGTATCATTCTGAATGCTTAGAGCAAACCACCCCCAAGGTATCCAAACACGACCCGCCATGCCCACTTTGTTCAAAGTCGGATGAGAACACATCTGATCGCCGGGCTGTCTGCCGGATGAGAAATGGGATTCCAAAGCTAAAATCACCAGAGGAAGGGCCTTCAAGACTTTGGAGCTGTGCACAAGCGGGTGATTGTGTAGAAGGTGTTTTACATGCGCCAAAACAAAGTAGAATGGCTTTGTTGAGTAAAAACCATCTCAAGAGGCAGCTGTCTATGAAAGTAAATCTAACCAAGAAACAAAGTGAGAACCTCAAGAGAAGTGGGATCCGAAGGCAAGTTGGATGCTCATCGTCATCTTAG
- the LOC121970087 gene encoding uncharacterized protein LOC121970087 isoform X1: MPKAIHPLSVPDHDVGGEEQSKPGAILQKEPVLWDSTDNLLMDICELLEPKARPPNSSLHDLSKCGLCERLLSQRSPWCSCRIVCSGDLPTASVLSCRHVYHSECLEQTTPKVSKHDPPCPLCSKSDENTSDRRAVCRMRNGIPKLKSPEEGPSRLWSCAQAGDCVEGVLHAPKQSRMALLSKNHLKRQLSMKVNLTKKQSENLKRSGIRRQVGCSSSS, encoded by the exons ATGCCAAAGGCCATTCATCCTCTATCAGTTCCAGATCACGATGTAGGAGGTGAAGAACAAAGCA AACCTGGTGCCATCCTCCAGAAGGAACCAGTGCTTTGGGATAGCACCGACAACTTGCTTATGGACATATGCGAACTGCTGGAGCCCAAAGCTCGTCCGCCTAATAGTTCTTTGCATGACTTATCCAAATGTGGACTATGTGAGAGGCTGTTGTCCCAGAGATCACCATGGTGCTCCTGTCGGATTGTCTGTAGTGGAGATTTGCCAACAGCAAGTGTCCTGTCGTGCCGGCATGTGTATCATTCTGAATGCTTAGAGCAAACCACCCCCAAGGTATCCAAACACGACCCGCCATGCCCACTTTGTTCAAAGTCGGATGAGAACACATCTGATCGCCGGGCTGTCTGCCGGATGAGAAATGGGATTCCAAAGCTAAAATCACCAGAGGAAGGGCCTTCAAGACTTTGGAGCTGTGCACAAGCGGGTGATTGTGTAGAAGGTGTTTTACATGCGCCAAAACAAAGTAGAATGGCTTTGTTGAGTAAAAACCATCTCAAGAGGCAGCTGTCTATGAAAGTAAATCTAACCAAGAAACAAAGTGAGAACCTCAAGAGAAGTGGGATCCGAAGGCAAGTTGGATGCTCATCGTCATCTTAG